One window of Flavobacteriales bacterium genomic DNA carries:
- a CDS encoding TonB-dependent receptor codes for MQNLQAQTFQLSGTVFDKDDGTTLPGASVLLINARDTTQRRNAITDDDGNFNFNAISPGDYRLRASFVGYALLEQPVNVAADRSGVALRLNTSTTELKAVEKVATQARAEQQGDTTIFNAGAYKVNPDATAEDLISKMPGITNDNGTIKAQGEAVKRVLVDGTAFFGDDASIALKNLPAEVIDKVQVFDKLSDQAQFTGFDDGNSEKTLNIVTKKGMNHGVFGNASLGYGTDDRYAGSLSLNWFNGVRRLSLLGQSNNMNQQNFSAQDLVGVSSGSSGGRGGSGRGNSANNFLVGSQPGINTTNAIGLNYSDQIGKTKVTGSYFFNQQRSINTSNSERTTFLSDTSAQVTNSANDQTTDNFNHRFSFRIETQLDSANSLIITPNFGFQRNTSDNAQLSNVLNADSLQLSATDNESYARRDGLNFSNSLLFRHRFAKRGRTFSASLNTSLSGQNSTGTLLADNSFLMDTSAIASTIDQRSTGDNFTQNHGLRLNYTEPVSRHGQVQLSLAPSIQLSNAEKFTYDIDPDSGDELMNALLSNKAENTIQTLRGGVSYRYRGTGYMFNVGLDGQGSNMHSEETYPYALTVDRSYTNLLPNAMLSRNWSKTTRLRLFYRTSVNTPSISQLQTVVDNTDPLNLTTGNITLDQSYQHSLTMRFNTLDSAKTRPFFALLALQSQPGRISNVTFAPQTDSTLADGTVLPAGAQLTLPKNLDGYVSAQAFANYGFPVTFLKSNLNLNGGGSVERLPGEVNGAKSLTWNTNWNLGTVLGSNISQGVDFRVGYTANFNTAKSDLRPSLDNSYYQGQLTGKLTLSGLKGWVLENEVNYQQYIGLGAAYDQDALVWNAAIGHKFLKDDALEFRVSAYDILGRNVSVTRDVGDTYIQNTVTNMLQRYVMFSLRFNLRAFKGSAEEPLPEGPPDGRRGDWGPPPGGGPPPH; via the coding sequence TTGCAAAACTTGCAGGCCCAGACCTTTCAACTTTCGGGTACCGTTTTCGACAAGGACGATGGCACCACGCTCCCGGGGGCCTCTGTGCTGCTGATCAATGCCCGTGATACCACCCAGCGGCGCAATGCGATAACGGATGATGATGGCAACTTCAACTTTAATGCGATCAGTCCGGGGGACTATCGCCTTCGGGCCAGCTTCGTGGGCTACGCGCTGTTGGAACAACCGGTGAACGTCGCTGCGGACCGATCCGGGGTCGCCTTGCGGCTAAACACCTCCACTACCGAGTTGAAGGCCGTGGAGAAGGTGGCCACACAGGCCCGCGCCGAGCAGCAGGGCGATACCACCATCTTCAATGCCGGGGCTTACAAGGTGAACCCCGACGCCACGGCCGAGGACCTTATTTCGAAGATGCCCGGCATTACCAACGATAACGGCACCATCAAGGCGCAAGGCGAAGCCGTGAAACGTGTGCTGGTGGACGGAACGGCGTTCTTCGGGGATGACGCCTCGATCGCCTTGAAGAACCTGCCCGCGGAGGTGATCGACAAAGTGCAGGTCTTCGATAAACTCAGTGATCAGGCGCAATTCACCGGCTTCGACGATGGCAACAGCGAGAAGACGTTGAATATCGTGACCAAGAAGGGCATGAACCACGGCGTGTTCGGCAATGCCAGCCTCGGCTACGGAACGGACGACCGCTATGCCGGAAGCCTCTCGCTGAACTGGTTCAACGGTGTGCGAAGGCTCAGCCTGCTGGGCCAGAGCAACAACATGAACCAGCAGAATTTTTCCGCGCAGGACCTCGTCGGCGTTTCCTCCGGAAGCAGTGGTGGCCGTGGCGGAAGTGGCAGGGGGAACAGCGCGAACAACTTCCTCGTTGGGAGCCAGCCGGGCATCAACACTACCAATGCCATCGGCCTCAATTATAGCGACCAGATCGGAAAGACGAAGGTTACCGGCAGCTATTTCTTTAATCAGCAGCGCAGCATCAATACCTCGAACAGTGAGCGGACCACCTTCCTCAGTGATACCAGTGCACAGGTCACCAACAGTGCCAATGATCAAACGACCGATAATTTCAACCATCGCTTCAGCTTCCGCATCGAGACCCAGCTCGACAGCGCGAACTCGCTCATCATCACACCGAATTTTGGGTTCCAGCGGAATACCTCGGACAATGCGCAACTGTCCAACGTGCTCAATGCCGATAGCCTGCAATTGAGTGCCACGGATAACGAAAGCTATGCTCGCCGGGATGGGCTGAATTTCAGCAACTCGCTGCTATTTCGCCACCGGTTTGCCAAGCGGGGCCGCACCTTCAGCGCGAGCCTCAACACCTCACTGTCCGGTCAGAACAGCACGGGAACACTGCTGGCGGACAACAGTTTCCTCATGGACACTTCGGCCATCGCCTCCACGATCGACCAACGCTCCACCGGGGACAATTTCACACAGAACCACGGCTTGCGGCTGAACTACACGGAGCCGGTGAGCAGGCATGGTCAGGTCCAACTGTCGCTGGCGCCGTCCATCCAACTGAGCAACGCGGAGAAGTTTACCTATGATATTGATCCGGACAGCGGTGATGAACTGATGAACGCCCTATTGAGCAACAAAGCGGAGAACACCATCCAGACATTGCGAGGAGGTGTGAGTTATCGCTACCGCGGCACCGGCTACATGTTCAATGTCGGGCTGGACGGCCAAGGCAGTAACATGCACAGTGAAGAGACCTATCCTTATGCGCTCACCGTGGACCGCAGCTACACCAACCTGTTGCCCAACGCCATGTTAAGCCGGAACTGGAGCAAGACCACGCGCCTGCGCCTCTTCTATCGCACCAGCGTGAACACGCCGTCCATCAGTCAATTACAGACCGTGGTGGACAACACCGATCCACTGAACTTGACCACCGGGAACATCACCCTTGACCAGAGCTACCAGCATTCACTGACCATGCGTTTTAATACCTTGGACAGCGCGAAGACACGGCCCTTCTTTGCGCTGCTAGCCCTCCAGAGCCAACCGGGGCGGATCAGCAACGTGACTTTCGCACCGCAGACCGACAGCACCTTGGCGGACGGAACGGTGTTGCCAGCGGGTGCACAGCTCACCCTACCAAAGAACCTTGATGGCTATGTGTCCGCCCAAGCTTTCGCGAACTACGGTTTCCCGGTCACCTTTCTCAAGAGCAACCTGAACTTGAACGGCGGAGGAAGTGTCGAGCGGTTGCCCGGCGAAGTGAACGGCGCCAAAAGCCTCACCTGGAACACCAACTGGAATTTGGGCACCGTGCTCGGCAGTAACATCAGCCAAGGCGTGGATTTCCGCGTCGGGTATACGGCCAACTTCAACACCGCCAAAAGCGACTTGCGCCCCTCCTTGGACAACAGCTACTACCAAGGGCAGCTCACAGGCAAGCTTACTTTGAGCGGACTGAAAGGCTGGGTGCTTGAGAATGAGGTGAACTACCAGCAATACATCGGCCTTGGCGCTGCGTATGATCAGGACGCGTTGGTGTGGAACGCCGCGATCGGCCACAAGTTCCTGAAGGATGACGCGCTGGAATTCCGGGTTTCAGCCTACGACATTCTGGGCCGCAATGTGAGCGTAACGCGCGATGTTGGCGACACCTACATCCAGAACACAGTAACGAACATGCTCCAGCGCTACGTGATGTTCAGCTTGCGTTTTAACCTGCGGGCCTTCAAGGGCTCTGCGGAAGAGCCACTTCCGGAAGGCCCCCCCGATGGTCGGCGCGGGGACTGGGGGCCTCCACCCGGAGGTGGCCCGCCGCCACATTGA